CAGAAGAACGGGAAAAATCGGGACTTAAATACATCCGATGAAGCAAAGTTATATATTTCTAATGATATAGGAAATATTTTTAAGAAGTTTTATGGTGAAATCGTTAATGAAAATGTAGTTTTTGCTGACACATGGGATATTGTAAATGAAATATCACAAAATACCGAAGCCATCGCTCTTATTGCTTTTGACAATCTTGAAAAGGATTTAAAGGTTTTAAACGTTAACGGAAAATCAATTTTCAGCAAAGAATTCTCTTACTCTGATTATCCATTATCTTTTTCAGTAAGTTTTAATTGTGAAAAAGAAGACCATGCCCTAAAGCTTAAGGAAGATTTTGAAGAAGATTATTACTCAAATATGGATCCGGAAAAGCTTGCTACTGTTAATATGACCGGTGTCACCGCTCTTGTGAGAGGGGTTGCAAACAGAATGGACAAAAAAGGGATTTTGTATCCTGCAGAAAAAATAGCCGAGACGCTGAAAGATGCCGATATAACTCATATAAGCAATGAAATATCATTTAAAGAAAACTGTAATGCCGGCCAAAGCGGAACAGTATTCTGCAGCAAACCGGAATATATAGAGCTTCTAAGATTTGTCGGCACAGATATAGTGGAGCTTACCGGCAACCATTTGAATGATTATAGTTCCAGGCATCTTGAAACTACTATAAAGATGTATGATGAAGAAGGATGGAAGTATTTCGGAGGAGGCATGAACCTCAACCAGTCAAAGCGTCCGGCTTTATTTGAAATAAATGGCAACAAAATAGCTTTTCTTGGGTTTAACTATTTCGGCCCCTCTTATGACTGGGCTACAGAAACACAGGCAGGCTCAGCTCCCCCTGACGATCTTTTTTATATTGCGGAGATAAACAGACTGAAGGATGCAGGATATAATGTGATATTTACTTTTCAGTATGAAGAAGCATACCAGTACTCCCCTCTTGCCTATCAGATTGATGATTTCAGGGTTATGAGAGATGCCGGAGCCGATATTGTAAGCGGAAGCCAGGCGCATCATCCGATGGGACTTGAATTAGACAGCAAAGGCCTGATTTGTTATGGCCTTGGAAATCTCTTTTTTGACCAGATGCAGTCCCTCGGCACAAGACAGGGATTTATTGCAAAGCATATATTTTATGATAACAAACATATAAGTACTCAGATAATTCCGACCTTAATCGAAGATTATTGTCAGCCAAGACTTATGGATGATTCAGAAAGAGAGGACTTTTTAAAGATCATATATAATAAAAGCATAAAATCTTAAAGTCAGAATATCGGAAATTATTGATAAAGGAATTTGAAAAGGACAGGGGCCAGGCCCGGGTAGCCCGAACAGTATATGAAAAAACAATTATCAAAAAAATTCATATTAATGATTATCCTGGTATTTTTTACTATATTCTC
This genomic window from Actinomycetota bacterium contains:
- a CDS encoding CapA family protein — protein: MVNKFKKTHTPFKVSLLSKIGIILLAITIISGFSCSYAGVSGIGKENAEETQGIRTPDGILSDDGKGGSGADDTVEPEKEVIVVRLSRFIPEFISAVLKHKARELFGEVIFIDEETKPEETSPVSGGGRKQAEIIADIAKNDESLNNYIVLCAVSNFFSSRDNIEFEEIEGLLTGSDDTDNNKDDADNNKDNTDNNTENQKNGKNRDLNTSDEAKLYISNDIGNIFKKFYGEIVNENVVFADTWDIVNEISQNTEAIALIAFDNLEKDLKVLNVNGKSIFSKEFSYSDYPLSFSVSFNCEKEDHALKLKEDFEEDYYSNMDPEKLATVNMTGVTALVRGVANRMDKKGILYPAEKIAETLKDADITHISNEISFKENCNAGQSGTVFCSKPEYIELLRFVGTDIVELTGNHLNDYSSRHLETTIKMYDEEGWKYFGGGMNLNQSKRPALFEINGNKIAFLGFNYFGPSYDWATETQAGSAPPDDLFYIAEINRLKDAGYNVIFTFQYEEAYQYSPLAYQIDDFRVMRDAGADIVSGSQAHHPMGLELDSKGLICYGLGNLFFDQMQSLGTRQGFIAKHIFYDNKHISTQIIPTLIEDYCQPRLMDDSEREDFLKIIYNKSIKS